DNA sequence from the Pungitius pungitius chromosome 3, fPunPun2.1, whole genome shotgun sequence genome:
CAGGAGATtaagaaggagcagcagcagtgaccTAAAGTCCAGCCTCATTTGACTTTAAAGCCTCGCTAAGCCTGCTGATAATAGTCaccttttcttgttgtttttttttttatcacatggTTGAGTAACATCATCATGACTCCATCGAATGTCTGAAGCGCACCGTCATTCTCTGAGCGGTAGCCTCACAGAACCAAACTAGACGTTACGCAAGCTGCTCGCCAGCAGGACAGAAAGTTTTCACGTCCGTTCCAAATAGGATTTCTCGAGGAGGTGTCCTAGGCTGCTCCACTTTAGCAGGCTGAGGGGAGATCAGTCCTTAACGTGCACTGAATATAGAAACACACGCATGTGCAGCCGCGTTTCATATTACGTCATGTGACAATGTTTTATCCCTTGTTCGATTGAGAAATGGGAGGGAATCTGGACTCTTTTTGGCACATGGGGCTTCTCGTTTGATTTAGACGACGTTGCTCAAAAGGCTCCCTCTGTGGATTTGTGCAACAACTCCTCTACGTCCTGCGCGTGTCCCTTCAGGTGCGCGTGAGGCCGCGGCATGCACTTGGTCCACGCGGAGATGTGGGACCCCCGGCCCCCGTGTAAACATGCCTCGCCTCTCACCCCGCGGACCCCCTCCAACCGTCTGACCACAGCCAGCCCGGCCAAGCGGATCACCTTCTACAAAAGCGGCGACAGCCAGTTCGGGGGCGTCAGGATGGCCGTCCACAAGCGCAGTTTCAAATGCTTCGACGCCCTGCTGGACGACCTTTCCCAAAAGGTTAGTGGGACCACAGATTTCTTTTTGAAGCTGACTGAATACATGCACCCGTGCTGCGCTTTTCAATCGGTTCAAGGTGCTTAGAGAGACGTGATAAAACTAAGGGTTTCCTGCAGAGCGAATGAAGGTGTTTGAAATGGGATATTTTTATAAAGCACGtgcaagtaaaaaacaaaaacaaattcaattcatgAACCCTAAAAAGGAGAATAATAAATCTCCTTTAAATTACGGACTTCTGAACAaaatgaaacgtgtgtgtgtgtgtgtggacgtacAGGTGCCCCTGCCATTCGGCGTGCGGACAGTGACCACCCCCCGAGGTACCCACGCCGTCAAACacctggagcagctgcaggacggCGGCTGCTACCTCTGCTCTGACCGGCGGCCGACCAAGCCGGTCAACATGGAGCTGGCCGGCAAGCGTCCGAGCGGCTGGTACCACCACAGCCGCGGGCCCCAGCGGCCCGAGTCCTCGTCCGCCACGCCGCCGGGCCACTCCTCGAACAGGCAGCGGCGGATCCTGCTGGTGAAGAACAGCGAGCCGGGCGTGAGGAGGAGCCTGGTGCTCAGCAGGAGGTCCACAAGGAGCCTGAGGGCCTTTCTCGACGAGGCGTCCGAGGTGATGCAGTTTCACATTCGCAAGCTCTACACTGCCGAGGGACGCAGGGTACGAATTCTTTTACTAATGTGTGGTCATGATTTAGAGACATTTGTTTTCGCAAATGAGACCCATTTTAGTGGAGAATGACAGAGTGGGAATTTGTTTTCCAGATTGACAGCGTGCAAAGCCTCACGACCTGTCCTggcgtgttggtgtgtgtcgGGCGGGAAGCCTTCAGCCCGGTGCTGGTGAACTTCATCAGGAAGAGCTCAGAGGAAAAACTGCCCGGTCTCGGCCCCAGGACCCCAGGTAACGGGGCCAGATCCCCAGCGAGATCTCCGCCTCACGGAGCTCAGTCCAGCGAGTACAGCGAAGGGCCGGAGAGCAAGAAAAATGGTACGTTTGATTGGGTAAATACCCTGAAACACAAGCCTCAATTTCAAACAAGAACTCTAAGGTAGGTTAAAACGGTGCATTAAcattcccttttctctctttccttctgttCAGTAAACTTTGGTCTGGAAACCAAAAAAAGCATCATCCATCCTCGCTCAGATTCCTCCAACCGCTCTGCCCGTTTCTCCCTGTCTTCGGAGAAGTCGTATGGCAACGGTGTCAGCGCCTACTCCCACGCTCGACCGGCCATTATGAACGACGACATTGAAAAGCGGGTCCTGGTCAATAAAGACGGAAGCCTCTCGGTGGAGATGAGGGTGCGTTTTCGCCTACAAAGTGACGAGACCCTCCAGTGGTCCACGCAGGTAAAGAAATCCCCATCAGTGACCAATGAATGCTGCCCGCCGAGCCAGGCGGAGGCTGATTACCTGCAGCAGGGCCAATCAGAAAGCTGCTCGGACCCGGGTTCCGCATCCTTCGACCCTGAAGGCGTGGACTACTCCAACCAACCTCCGCAACAAGTGTTGGAGGGTAACACCTGTCCCTGCTGTTACCAGAGGCCCAAACAGCAGTACGACCTGTGGGAAAACCCGGCGCACAGCCACAGGaagccccccgtccccccccagcACGCCTCTGGCCGAACCCACACcgtgaggagacacacacactcttccagCTCTTCCTCGTCGTGCTCTTCCTCCAGGAGGGTGGTGCGCTGTCGGGCACGGGTCTCCAGCGGCGCCGGAGGTCCGGAGCAGAGCCAACTGGTGCGGGAGGAGATGTTTGTGTCGGAGCACGTGGAGCGCAGAGTGGAGGTGGAGCAGGATGAAGAAACCCACGTCGAGGTGTGCACGGTGAGCCGATGCTGCAGCCGAACTGAAGTGGTCGCCATCGACGAGGACCGACGACCGCTTAGCAGGAAGTCGGTCGAGGATGAGGTAatgatggaggaagaggggcAGCGTTCAATGTCTGCCATCAGCTGCTCATCGCACGTCCTCCAATCGCTGAAAGGGGACCAGGATGACGACCTGCCAGCCAGCGCTTCACAGTGCTGCCATAGCAACAGACCATCAACATCCCCGACTCGCCAGGATGACGAACCAACCAGCAACGCAGGTTCCGTCCACTCAACAGAACAAAAGGATGAGGAGACAGGAAGCCGAGCCGTATCCGCAGCTTCTTCCTGTCACTGCGGAGCAGCTGACAAGCATTCGACAGCCGAAGCGATTGATCGAGCTCGAAGCTCCATGTCCAAAACGAGCAGAGCCTCTGGCAGGTCCAGCACAGCCGTGATCACAGAGGAAAAAagggctgcagaggaggaggaggaggaagagggaaacCGGGTGGTCAGTAGCTTGTCTGGTCACTCTGGACTTTCTCTGCAGTCAAGGGCATCCAGTGTATGTCCTAATTGTGGCGGCTGCAAACTCAACTCTGATGCTGACAGTAGGGCATCACAGAAGTCCCATCATTCCAAGCAAGCTTCTCCAAAGCCCTCGAAACCCTTTCTTGGCCAAACGGATGTAAGTAATGGCAGCGACGATGATGATGGCTCCGAAGGTTCAGCTGGGTCAACGCGATCCAACAAGAGCAACCTCACCCAGAACGGGCGCTGCTCTGCGACACCAAACGGCCTGACGGGCGGCGCGCACAGTGCCACGTCAAGAACGTCCAATCCGGAGTTGGCAGGAACAGAGGACGTGAGGACTCCTAGTGCTTCCTCAGCCACAAGTCAAAGGTCCAATAGGTCGCACACGTCTGGCTGTAAAGAGAGTGGTGCcgcggagggagagaggagaagtcCCAGTGCCCTGTCAGCTGTGTCCCACAAGTCGCACTGCAGTGCAGCAGCTGGCATAGAGCCgagagaggaggcggagggagaCAAGACGGAGGAGAGAACGCAGACCTCCTTGTCAGCCAAATCTGGTGCTTCGGCAAAGAGCAGCGCTTCAGCCAAGAATAGAACCAAGGTCGCCTCCCCAATCAACATGGCAGCTGTAGAGGACGATGACAAAAGAACTGCCCATTCTGATAAGCCGGGGCGTCAGGAAAGACCTGAGAGCGTTCTATCCTCTAAATCTGCTAAGTCAAATGCGTCGGCAACCTTCTGCGCCGCTTGCAGTCAACCTGAAGCAACCGGACAGGACGAAGGAAttgagaaggaggagcgagCAGTGAGCGCCATGTCGGCCAAATCCAATATTTCTGTGAAGTCCAATATATCTCAAAAGTCCACGAAAGCTCCAGAAAGACCACTTTCTCCCCGGTGTGGAACCGGAGCCGACGGAGAAGAAAGGTCAGCGAGTCAAGTGTCAGGCAGGTCGGTCAGTGGACGTTCTTCTCTATCAGCCTCCTCAGCAAAGTCCCGACGCACAAATTCTCCAGCCAAAGACGTGGCAGAGACAGAGGGCAGAACCCCCAGCGCCATGTCGGGGAAATCGCACGTCTCTGCAAAGTCCTCCACGTCACAGAAGTCCAACCCAGCCACAGCATCTCTAAATCCAAATGATGCTGATATTCCTCCTGCTGAGATGAACGGAGATCCGCAGACAAATGAAAATGGCCGGGTGGCCAGCGTCCTCTCTGTGAAGTCGAAAGCATCAACGAGGTCCCGTGCTTCTAACAAATCTGGCAAGTATCTGAAACCGTCGACACCAAATGCAAATGTCACCATTAAAACACCAGATGGGGTCGATGAGGAAGGAAATGTGCAAACAGAGCGGCCACAGAGCGCTGCATCTGTTAAATCTACCGTTTCGACTTCATCGTGTAAGTCCCAGCACAACGCAACTGCTGAAACGGTAGATAAGAATGTGGTGGAAGAAGACCCACCTAGAAGCAAGTCTCAGGGCCGAGAGCTCTCACCCAGGAGTGCGTGTCCCTCACAGACCCGCTCACCTAAAGCCGAATCTCCAGTGCAACAGCTGTTTCCTGCCCCCAGCCATGGAGAGACCAGAGGTCCCAGTGCCTTGTCGGTTCCCTCCACCGTTTCTGCAAAGTCTAGCAAATCCAAATGCAGCTGTGGAGCAGCTTCAACAAAGGATGaaaggcagagggagaaaaagcgATCTGACGAGGAGCTGGACAACGAGGCTGCTTCAGATCGGGCTGCCAGCATCCTGTCGTCCTCAACCAGGAGGTCGAGGAGAGAATCGGGAGGCACCGAGCAGCCGCTGAGTCGGAACTCTTCAGGGTCAGTCTCGCTCGGGTTGCCAGAAGACCAGGACAGTGCTGACTCAGACAGTGGGAAGTCCAGTGTTTCTTTTCACACAAACGTTGAGAGAAAGAGCAAAGTGATGACAGCTACTCCTCTCGTCCCCGAGAGCACTGAGCAATCTTCTCCGAAGGAGGAAACCCCCCACAATCACAGAGCAGTCGATATCCCTACGATTGAAACACCAGGAGGGAGTCAGCTCAAAGGCGAAGAGGATGGAGAGCAGACGACCGAAAGAGGAGCCAGTGTGTTTTCGGCCAAAAGCAGCAGGTCCAACAAGTCATCATGTAACTGTGGAGTCAAAGCAGCCGAACCAACCGAAACAGGAAATTACCTAGAAACCAGCAGTGTGAAGTCTGGTTCATCGTCCAGCAATGCGGGTGCGGTTGACGGCGGGAGGTCATCGGCACGCGCTAAAGGTCGGAGCAAATCCCCTGCGAGTGCTAAAAATGCCTCTGTGAAGAGCAAAGCAGACGATTCAGTCAAAGGTCACAAGGCCAAAGCCAGTGGCAGTGTCCGATCGTCCAGTTctcaaaagagagaaatcaaaTCCTTGAGCCCGAGCCCCGTCCACAGCAACGGAATCGGCGACATCAAGGTGGAGACGCACACCGAGAGCACCCTGTCTCACTCGCTGTCCGCCGCCGACCTGCTGAAGGAAACCATGGCCATGGGTGTACGGCCCCACAGCCAGCAGTCGAAGGCCAGTAAAACCAGCGCGAAGTCCGCCGCCAGAAAGGGGGCGAGGAGCAGGAACGGGGCGGATCGGGAGGATCCGGAGCTGTCGCCCGCCTGCCTGCCCAACGCCTCCCCCAACGAGGTGGTCAGCGACTGGCTGCGGAGCATTCCAGCCAACGGCGGCATGCTGTCGCTTGGCGACGAGccaaacgaggaggaggaggtggaagagaaCCCCAAAGAGGGgggcgcggaggaggaggaggctctcgTTGAGGTTGAGGAGCAGGGGAAAGAGGAGGCCgaagagggggaagaggaagaagccgAATGCGGTGGCGTCGAGGAGAAGCAGGGCTCAGGTGTGGCTCCGCATGATTCAGTGTCATCACGCCCCAAAACCCTGCTGTTGAACGACGACTCTCTGCCCAGGAGCTTGCGTTCCTCGGCTGCAGTGATGAAAATACTCCTGAGGTCCTCTCTGAGTCGATGTCAGAGCATGCCAGAGGTAAGCCAATGAATGGGTGTCAATGGGTTGtaatcacaaaaaaagatttgtgtCTCTTGGATAAATCTTAATCAACTGTTTTGCACTTTGACAGTAAAGATTCATagccaaaatgtttaaataataagtaaataataTTTACATCAATTCTGTAGGTGTCTCCGGTTTATGGGCGTAAACTGAGCTCGTCAGCCCGATGTCTCCTAGACTGTTTGGCCCAGCTCCAGGTCATTGATCCGTCATTGAGCCCTGGCTTTGACCCAAAGAAGGACCAGCACTACGAGGATATCATGGTCATCCTTCAGTCCCAGTGGCTAAACGAACCCAGGAACGTTGAGATAGATGCGGCCAAGATCCccggcacagagcaggtgtctCCGCCGAGGTCCTCGTCCGGGTTGGGAATGAGCAGCGGCTCTGGAGGCTCGGGGAAGGACAAGGAGAATGGAAACCAGCCTGCAGGGGATACgacacaaagcaaaacaaacgaGGCGGAGAAGGTTGTCCGGGGGGGGACACCAGACAAACAAGGTTCACTTCCTCCGGGTGTGGACGCAGCCAAAGGCGGCAAGAGTCCCTCGTCGTCGGGCAAGAGCTCCGCCAACGGTTGCTGCAAATCCCCCACCGACAACGAGAGGGAGACCACGGACGACACCAGCTCGACCACGCCCTCCACCGTCCTGCGGGCGCCCATGTCAAGGAGAAAGTCCCAGGACCCCGACCCGGTGTGGGTCCTGAAACTACTGAAGAAGCTGGAGAAGCAGTTCATGGACCACTACGTCAGCGCCATGGCGGAGTTCAAAGTCCGCTGGGACCTGGACGACAACCTCGTCCTGAACGCAATGATCGGCGAGCTGAAGGACGAGGTGAGCCGACGCATCCAGAGCAGCGTTGAGTGCGAGGTGAGGAAGATTCAGAGTCGCGCCggcaggggggggaggttgcCCCGGCCGCCACAGAGAGGGAACCTCTCCAAGGAGTCTACCATAACGGAGAACAGGCGCCGGATATTGAAGGTAATTCCACGGAATCCCCTTCACATCCGTCCAGATAGCGCAACGGGAAGAAGGTGAGAAAGATAACATtctattgtgtttttcaggtcATAAAGAACCAGTCACGGAAAACCGCCGAGTCCCTGAGCGACGGCGAGACGACGGGCGACTGCAGCGACCAGCGGAGCGACGACGAGTACTGCCCCTGCGACGCTTGTGTCCTCAAGAAAATGGCCGCCCGGCCTGTCAGGGAGAACCCGCTGGCGGCCGAAGCCCCAGTGATGATGGAGTTTGACCTCCTTAAGATACTGCAGCTGAAGAAAACACCTGCGCCCGCAGCTGTGCCCGCACAACCCGCCGAGGGGGGAGAAGACAGCAAGGTGTCAGTAGAGGAGGGAAGGAGTTTAGAGGTACTgcaggaggtagaggaggaggacgaggaggaggacgaggaggatgtAACTAAAGAGGATATCAAAGCTTGTGTTGTTTTAGAGGAGACAATcccagaggaagatgaggaaatgggggaagaagaagaagaagaagaggctgagGCAGGAGTCGAGGAGGTAGAAGCTGAAAGGGAGGAAAGTAGTGCAGGTGAGGAgcaggtagaagaagaagaaggcggtgaggaggcaggggaggaggagacatcAGGAAATGgtaaggaagaggaggcagactGCAAGTGCCAGTCAGCAAGAaatgaagagggagaggaagaaacaaCAGAAGGAGATGATGCTGAGGAGACAAGCAACAACTCAGGTGAGGATGAGACAGGGGATGatgggatggaggagggggagaccggatcgggggaggaggagagtgacatGGACACGGTAAAGGAGGCAGATGATGtcgggaaggaggaggaggcagagggggaCGAGTGTGAGGTGTCTGATTTTAAGGAGGACACAGAAGAGACAGCAGGCAGGGACAGCTTAGGGGAGGAGGCGTCCGGCGAATCGGAGGGAGACGATGCTGCAAAGAGAGAGGGGTCCACACTGGACGAGGAGGGAAACGTCAACGCCACTGCGGGAGACGAAGAGGACGGCGATGATGGCGCCGGAGAGGGGGAGTCCAATGGAGACAAAACGGGGGGAGAGAGTGAAGAACAGGGAGGAGAAGCATCTGAGGAAGAAAGAACCTCACCAAAGGTAGGATGAATAAGTTACAGCCTGAATAAACACACTTTAGAAACAGCACATAAATTATAACATACATAagttaatattatatattaacatATAATATTGGAATAATGTTCTTTAACTTCTTTTATGTGGTTAAATATTCAGCAATGTTGTTTGATGGCATAAGCGACCGATGCAGCAGGAGAACGAACTGACGATCTAGTTGTTTATTCTAATTGAGAAGCGCCTATATTTAAACACCGCCGAGTGCCTGAACATGACCCGCCGGGTTAAAGTCTGCTGCACCTCAGAGAGGAATCTGACCCACTGCAGCCTCACTGCTGATTCTAAGCCTGCAGGAAAGGATCATCTCGCTATCCAATTAGAGGGGCCGAACAAATCGGTTttgtccaaacaaacacagcgctTCTACTTATGGACGTCTGCTGTTGTTGTGGGTTTCAAACTGACATTAACTCGGTTGCTGCAGCCTCAACTGTCCGAACAATCTTTACTTTTGTTAATGGGTGGAATACTGAACAGGCTTACCGTGCTCAGACACAGGTTTCCATGGCTTCGACCCAACCGCAAAAGGAGGCAAAAGgactaaaagtaaaaacatcCTTCAAGAAACAATGTGAATCACAAAACAATGACTCTCAACTCTATAGAGACATAAATTACTCaaatgagacacaaaacaaaaacaaagactacaaaagggctttaaaaaaaaaaactaccaaaaCTGACACAAAATGACCTCAAAAGGTCACGtgagaccacaaagagacatgaAAGTATGACAAAGAGAGGCCTTTTGTCCCATAACCCTTTGTGTAAGCCACATGTAGCCATAGAAATCAGCAGCTTACAGATCCTTTCTTGTCGGACCCTCAGGGCCCGTCTGCCACCGAGGGAGAGGAGGCCGACGGCAAACGGCCGAGCGACACCAGCGGCGAGGAAGGAGAAGGCCGAGGGTCGACCATTAAGGGGGGCGGCGCTCTCCTCCACCAGTACACCAGGACCTCCGTAGAGTCCCAGCCCGGCTCCCTAGAGGACGCCGACGCAGAGGCGCGCCGTCCCGCCGTGGACTCCATGGCGGTGCCCAAAGCGACCGGCGGGGGGTCGGGTCAGAGGAGGAGCCGCTCACCGGGAAGGGTCCAACGGCGCAAACCCAAAGAGGCCGACGGCGAACGGGAGGACTTTTGAACTCTCATCCCGCTCCGTCAGCGACCACACGGGGAGAAAGAGGTCGGTTTCTGAAGACCACGGACTGAAACACTAGAAGCACTTTATCCAGATCGGGGGTAGCGTCATATCCTATTCCAttctatttgtatattttattattattttacttgtTAACTGTACGTACAAAGGGATATCTATATTTCTGTATTCTAAGTGTATGAATAAGGTATatttttgaagcaaaaaaagaagattttGACACCTATGTGTGTATTATGTGAACCCAGGTTTATTGAATCATATAGCAATTAATTTACCAAGTACCTCTGGGATATGTTAGATGGTATTGGCCTGTTTCAGCGTATTTATACTATCAGTCCAATTGTTTGTGTATATTCTTGGTCTTGTTTAATTCTCTGCCGTTAGGAAGGTCACCTCCTAGCTGTTACACAACCAGCTGTTACACAAATCTGTTGTCCCTAATGAAGCCCGCTGCTTAAACTAAAGCTCTGTGAAGTAACCTGATCACCTTAAAGgagtagtttgacatttttgggaCGTGTTCGGTTGAGAGCGAGGTCGAGAGGTCCAGTGCCGCTCTGTAATTTAAGTATGAAGTTAAAGCGAGGAGACCGTTAACTTAGGACAGAAATTGGAACTTGATCTTTCCACTTGGTTCACTTTCCATTCCAAAAtttaacagggaaacatttATAGATTTGCTTCTTACGTGCTGTATTTTAGTAGCATTATTGTATCATATGAAATTCAGCAATTGTACTTGCTTGAACAATTTATAAAATCCAATCAGATTTATTTGCAAATTTTGCAAACTCTGAGGTAAGCGTCAGATTTTCAGGATAAACTCCTCACTGCTGCTTTAGTATGAGAGGTGTGCGCTTGCATGACCAACAGTGCGGTTTGACAGCGTGAAGCTGAGGCCTTACCGTAGCCATGGTTACGTGGCTGTAGATCGACAGAAACAGAGGGGGAGATTGTGATGAAGTCTTGTTAAatgactcactctctctctatAACCAAGGTTGTTAAGTTGGCTGTAGTGGATCAAATCTGCTCTTTAATACtgaaaaaaacgttaaaacagAATTTCTCCTGTTTAACCTGCTCAGCGAGATGAGTTACAGCCTCTCTTCTTAAATGACAAGATCCTCCTGTATGTGGTACCGAGAGTGTGTGCCTATGCTGCTATCAGTGCATCAGTCTGTGACGTCACCAAGTGAACATCATGTACCTCGAGCGGATGGATGTAATAATGTTAATGTGAATAAACGAGTGCACAGGGAGAGGATTCTCGTGTTCCTAGCAAGGAGTGGCAACGATGTGCTCCCTGATCCACATCTGATGTGTAATTCACCTCCCTTTGCTCCCCCCACTGCGAGTGGCTCCGCTCCAAAGGTTTCCAAAGCTGCTCAACTGCTCTCAAGATACACGGGCGTCATGCTAATCCCgtacctgtgagtgtgtgcgtgtgtgctgagCCACAGAGGGATTGAGGGTGATTTACATCACAGGGACAGATATGGTAGAGCCTGTACCTGCAGAACACAGCACACAGGGAGAACCTGTATGCCGTGTTCTGCCTATCAGCTATAGACATTGAAATAGGATTTATATTACggcaatcatttaaaaagtgcttCAGATTGAATTTTAATCCATACACATTTCAGATTTTACTGCACACACTATAAACTGTGAGTAACTACATAATGGTTACTAGAAACATTGGTGTTTATGCTTGAGTTGTCAAGCCTGCCCTCTAGTGTTACATCATGGTGTTGCATTTAAGGCCTCTACAGGAAATCGCTTCATCTGCTGACCTATGACCTCACCTTAGAGGGTAAATAGAGGGTTGATCACATGATTGACTGTGCTGATGCCATTATGCCATGTCGATTATGACCGGCACGCTTCCACCGCCTCCCTCACGATTGGCTCTCGCTCCAGACGAGCCGCCGCCTCCAGGAGAGAGCAATCGCTCAGCAAACAGACCAAAGCCAGCGGGACCGCCTAAACGAGGAGAAGATGAAACAGAGACGAGCCTCGACCAATGCGTTCCTCTTTAGGCGCCGCGCTGCCTCCTCACCTTGGTGGCGCTCCTGGCGGCACGTGTGCGTTCGCTGACGTCGGAGGATGTGATGTCCGCCGTCAGCTCGTCCACCCGGTAAATGGCCTTTAGGAGGGCCTCCTCACACCGTGGCTCCGGACAACCGGACAGCTTCTGGAAGCAGAATGACAGCAGTGTGTCTGGGTTTTTTCCAGTCTATTTCACATCAGGTGCATTTTGTACAAACCTGGAGTAAACGCGTGGCTCGGCGGTAGAGCTTGCTGTTGGTGACCTGCACGTCCACCATGTGGTTCTGGTAGATCTTCCCCTTCAAGACGTGAGCGCCGGTGCTCACGGCGTTCAGCACCAGCTTCGTGGACAGCTCCCACtgctgaaagagagaaagcgggaaacaatgcaaacatgaataaaatacacaactgcgtctaatgtaacattgtgtgtgtgtgtctttgctacCGCACCTTGTGCAGTGAGATCCCTGAAGCAGTGGACGGCCAAGTGAATTTCAGTGACAATAAACACAGCCTGTTGATGTCATCCTGCGCAGAAAGTGTAAAGAGAAAAAGCCGACATTAGACGGATGGACGGGCGGACGGAAAAACAGACGGAAGGACGGTTACTTGTTGGGCCGCGGCCGCCGCGTCTCCGTCCACCCGGTGGTAAACGGCGTGGACGTTGGACGTCTTTTCCCTCGCCGCGCGCGCCAGCTCGGCCACTTCGCTGACGCGGTCGGCGTGTGTGTAGAGAAGCAGAACGAGGTCTCggtcagagagagagggcaggACCTGACGCAGGAAATCCTCGTGGGCTATACTGAAGCCGGGGCCCTGGAGGATAGAAAAACCCACGATATGTTCTGAAGACCACGCAGCAGTGTAATTAAGACTCAAGCAGATTCACTGAAAGCAGACAAGTCCTACTGGGTTTCATAAAGCAGGTGAATCCTAATCTTGCTCCGGGTTAATCTATAAAGTCAAATACGGCGAAGGGAGACAGATGCGTCATCCCACGCTGCAAAATGAGAGCTGGATTTCTTCTTAAATGGATTATTCTGGATTCCAGTAATATTAATACTTTGTAAAGCCATGTAAGTCTTTTCTTAACGCCCACAGACGAGCGGGAACAAAGGGCTTCGTGTTTGGAGGTGGTAGAAATGTTAAACCGCCGGTACAAAGACCGCGCAGGTCCATCAGTGTCTTTCTATTCTTCACTTCTGGACGTTGCATGTTCATAAACTCTTTCCCTCGTTTGCTTGAATAGGTGTTAACCCGTTGCTTCTCTTCACATACCAGTGGACCTTCTTTGTTGTTCAGCTCGCTGTATCCTCCACTGATGAAGCCCCGAACATCTTCGcagcctctcacacacacacacaaaggataCATGATATAAAGATGTAAAAGTAAACCTTGTAAAACGCATCAGATCGTTGCCCACAGATGTTTCGTGTTTCAATCCAAAATCACCCAAGAAAACGTCCCGCCTCGCCTCACCTGCTCCGAACGTGGGCACACACTCGCTGGCGTCCACGAGGCCCAGGGTCCCCAGGGGCCCCCAGCCCAGGTAACACAGACGCCCGCCACGCCGCAAGCTGAAACACGCAGAGTGTTCAGGTCTCTCGACAACAAGTTAGACAGGTTTTATCGTCTTAGAGGTTTTAGACGTCGCACGAGAGGAAAGGCGCGTGGTGcatctgtgtggg
Encoded proteins:
- the gckr gene encoding glucokinase regulatory protein isoform X2, yielding MDRASARCIVRMLQACDAQMFQRRTGTTYQRLLSEPVLETLTEVAKKVEHILKHPRDSLIVLSGCGTSGRLAFLMASAYNRALRELDHSLVYSYIIAGGDRALLSSQEAPEDDAELGVLSLQKACEGHKSVLFIGISCGLSAPFVAGQLDFCLQHPEVYTPVLIGFNPTHQARDERIPGCSFTFRSVVRRMQELAKRRGAFLVNPAVGPEAVSGSSRMKGGSATKILLEVALSAAHAAAFADTPISPVGIRQHMGAHEKTLEITYAQAEGLGALLEAAGQSLRRGGRLCYLGWGPLGTLGLVDASECVPTFGAGCEDVRGFISGGYSELNNKEGPLGPGFSIAHEDFLRQVLPSLSDRDLVLLLYTHADRVSEVAELARAAREKTSNVHAVYHRVDGDAAAAAQQDDINRLCLLSLKFTWPSTASGISLHKQWELSTKLVLNAVSTGAHVLKGKIYQNHMVDVQVTNSKLYRRATRLLQKLSGCPEPRCEEALLKAIYRVDELTADITSSDVSERTRAARSATKAVPLALVCLLSDCSLLEAAARLEREPIVREAVEACRS